Proteins encoded within one genomic window of Columba livia isolate bColLiv1 breed racing homer chromosome 1, bColLiv1.pat.W.v2, whole genome shotgun sequence:
- the U2AF1 gene encoding splicing factor U2AF 35 kDa subunit isoform X4 — MRPEPTAAPGSAGLQRGLPAAPCPLQRMRGRGCPTRAAAGRSGPHHAPNEGLAAPRACARSRALPAPTPLRAGLRRSVSGAAAVTCTVGAGLSGGRAVGDGGVSGLHLRNREGQGAEDFPDCCILILRLLPAAFHASGTSLESTVHFISKLELVVMETDVLGCTTNRHLARKRCCCKLACSRDQPVLTFRPLPS; from the exons ATGCGGCCAGAACCCACTGCGGCCCCCGGCTCCGCTGGGCTACAGCGCGggctccccgccgccccctGCCCCCTCCAGCGCATGCGCGGCCGCGGGTGCCCTACCCGCGCCGCTGCAGGGAGAAGCGGTCCCCACCACGCACCCAATGAGGGGCTGGCGGCCCCGCGCGCATGCGCAAGGAGCCGcgccctccccgcccccacccCCCTTCGCGCGGGGCTCCGTAGAAGTGTTTCCGGCGCGGCGGCAGTGACGTGCACGGTGGGCGCCGGGCTGTCCGGCGGGCGGGCGGTGGGAGATGGCGGAGTATCTGGCCTCCATCTTCGGAACAGAGAAGGACAA ggtgCGGAGGATTTCCCCGACTGCTGCATCCTGATCCTCAGGCTTCTGCCTGCAGCCTTCCACGCGTCGGGAACGTCTCTAG AGTCAactgttcattttatttcaaaattggAGCTTGTCGTCATGGAGACAGATGTTCTCGGTTGCACAACAAACCGACATTTAGCCAG GAAGCGATGCTGTTGTAAGCTTGCCTGTAGTAGAGACCAGCCAGTGCTAACTTTCAG ACCATTGCCCTCTTGA
- the U2AF1 gene encoding splicing factor U2AF 35 kDa subunit isoform X2 produces the protein MAEYLASIFGTEKDKVNCSFYFKIGACRHGDRCSRLHNKPTFSQTIALLNIYRNPQNSSQSADGLRCAVSDVEMQEHYDEFFEEVFTEMEEKYGEVEEMNVCDNLGDHLVGNVYVKFRREEDAEKAVIDLNNRWFNGQPIHAELSPVTDFREACCRQYEMGECTRGGFCNFMHLKPISRELRRELYGRRRKKHRSRSRSRERRSRSRDRGRGGGGGGGGRERDRRRSRDRERSGRF, from the exons ATGGCGGAGTATCTGGCCTCCATCTTCGGAACAGAGAAGGACAA AGTCAactgttcattttatttcaaaattggAGCTTGTCGTCATGGAGACAGATGTTCTCGGTTGCACAACAAACCGACATTTAGCCAG ACCATTGCCCTCTTGAACATTTACCGTAACCCTCAAAACTCTTCCCAGTCTGCTGACGGTTTGCGCT GTGCTGTGAGCGATGTTGAGATGCAGGAACATTACGATGAATTCTTTGAG GAGGTCTTCacggaaatggaagaaaaatacgGTGAAGTTGAGGAGATGAATGTTTGTGATAACcttggagatcatctagttggAAATGTATACGTAAAG TTTCGCCGTGAAGAAGATGCGGAAAAGGCTGTGATTGACCTGAACAACCGCTGGTTTAATGGACAGCCCATTCATGCTGAGCTCTCCCCTGTGACTGACTTCAGAGAGGCCTGTTGCCGTCAATATGAAATGGG AGAGTGTACACGAGGAGGTTTCTGCAACTTTATGCATTTGAAGCCAATTTCTCGAGAGTTAAGACGCGAGTTGTATGGGCGGCGGCGTAAAAA GCATAGATCCAGATCGAGGTCCCGTGAACGTCGGTCTAGATCCAGAGATCGTGGTCGtggaggtggtggaggaggaggaggacgtgAACGTGATAGAAGGCGGTCAAGAGATCGTGAAAGATCTGGTCGATTCTGA
- the U2AF1 gene encoding splicing factor U2AF 35 kDa subunit isoform X1, translated as METDVLGCTTNRHLARKRCCCKLACSRDQPVLTFRQLDFKKNGTNTILIQNIYRNPQNSAQTADGSHCAVSDVEMQEHYDEFFEEVFTEMEEKYGEVEEMNVCDNLGDHLVGNVYVKFRREEDAEKAVIDLNNRWFNGQPIHAELSPVTDFREACCRQYEMGECTRGGFCNFMHLKPISRELRRELYGRRRKKHRSRSRSRERRSRSRDRGRGGGGGGGGRERDRRRSRDRERSGRF; from the exons ATGGAGACAGATGTTCTCGGTTGCACAACAAACCGACATTTAGCCAG GAAGCGATGCTGTTGTAAGCTTGCCTGTAGTAGAGACCAGCCAGTGCTAACTTTCAG acaaCTTGATTTTAAGAAGAACGGTACAAAT ACCATCTTGATTCAAAACATCTATCGTAACCCCCAAAACAGTGCACAGACGGCTGACGGCTCACACT GTGCTGTGAGCGATGTTGAGATGCAGGAACATTACGATGAATTCTTTGAG GAGGTCTTCacggaaatggaagaaaaatacgGTGAAGTTGAGGAGATGAATGTTTGTGATAACcttggagatcatctagttggAAATGTATACGTAAAG TTTCGCCGTGAAGAAGATGCGGAAAAGGCTGTGATTGACCTGAACAACCGCTGGTTTAATGGACAGCCCATTCATGCTGAGCTCTCCCCTGTGACTGACTTCAGAGAGGCCTGTTGCCGTCAATATGAAATGGG AGAGTGTACACGAGGAGGTTTCTGCAACTTTATGCATTTGAAGCCAATTTCTCGAGAGTTAAGACGCGAGTTGTATGGGCGGCGGCGTAAAAA GCATAGATCCAGATCGAGGTCCCGTGAACGTCGGTCTAGATCCAGAGATCGTGGTCGtggaggtggtggaggaggaggaggacgtgAACGTGATAGAAGGCGGTCAAGAGATCGTGAAAGATCTGGTCGATTCTGA
- the U2AF1 gene encoding splicing factor U2AF 35 kDa subunit isoform X3, with protein MAEYLASIFGTEKDKVNCSFYFKIGACRHGDRCSRLHNKPTFSQTILIQNIYRNPQNSAQTADGSHCAVSDVEMQEHYDEFFEEVFTEMEEKYGEVEEMNVCDNLGDHLVGNVYVKFRREEDAEKAVIDLNNRWFNGQPIHAELSPVTDFREACCRQYEMGECTRGGFCNFMHLKPISRELRRELYGRRRKKHRSRSRSRERRSRSRDRGRGGGGGGGGRERDRRRSRDRERSGRF; from the exons ATGGCGGAGTATCTGGCCTCCATCTTCGGAACAGAGAAGGACAA AGTCAactgttcattttatttcaaaattggAGCTTGTCGTCATGGAGACAGATGTTCTCGGTTGCACAACAAACCGACATTTAGCCAG ACCATCTTGATTCAAAACATCTATCGTAACCCCCAAAACAGTGCACAGACGGCTGACGGCTCACACT GTGCTGTGAGCGATGTTGAGATGCAGGAACATTACGATGAATTCTTTGAG GAGGTCTTCacggaaatggaagaaaaatacgGTGAAGTTGAGGAGATGAATGTTTGTGATAACcttggagatcatctagttggAAATGTATACGTAAAG TTTCGCCGTGAAGAAGATGCGGAAAAGGCTGTGATTGACCTGAACAACCGCTGGTTTAATGGACAGCCCATTCATGCTGAGCTCTCCCCTGTGACTGACTTCAGAGAGGCCTGTTGCCGTCAATATGAAATGGG AGAGTGTACACGAGGAGGTTTCTGCAACTTTATGCATTTGAAGCCAATTTCTCGAGAGTTAAGACGCGAGTTGTATGGGCGGCGGCGTAAAAA GCATAGATCCAGATCGAGGTCCCGTGAACGTCGGTCTAGATCCAGAGATCGTGGTCGtggaggtggtggaggaggaggaggacgtgAACGTGATAGAAGGCGGTCAAGAGATCGTGAAAGATCTGGTCGATTCTGA
- the CRYAA gene encoding alpha-crystallin A chain, producing the protein MDITIQHPWFKRALGPLIPSRLFDQFFGEGLLEYDLLPWFSSTISPYYRQSLFRSVLESGISEVRSDREKFTIMLDVKHFSPEDLSVKIIDDFVEIHGKHSERQDDHGYISREFHRRYRLPANVDQAAITCSLSNDGMLTFSGPKVPANMDASHGERPIPVSREEKPTSAPSS; encoded by the exons atgGACATTACCATCCAGCACCCCTGGTTCAAGCGTGCTCTGGGACCCCTCATTCCAAGCCGTTTGTTCGACCAGTTTTTTGGAGAGGGCCTCCTCGAGTACGATCTCCTGCCTTGGTTCTCTTCCACTATCAGCCCCTACTACAGGCAGTCCCTCTTCCGCAGTGTGCTGGAGTCAGGCATTTCAGAG GTGAGGTCTGACCGGGAAAAGTTTACAATCATGCTGGATGTAAAACACTTCTCTCCCGAAGACCTGAGTGTGAAGATTATTGACGACTTTGTGGAAATCCATGGCAAGCACAGTGAAAGACAG GACGACCACGGTTACATCTCCCGTGAATTCCACCGCCGGTACCGCCTGCCCGCCAACGTGGACCAGGCTGCCATCACCTGCTCCCTGTCCAACGACGGCATGCTGACCTTCTCGGGCCCCAAGGTCCCCGCCAACATGGACGCCAGCCACGGCGAGAGGCCCATCCCCGTGTCCCGGGAGGAGAAGCCCACCTCCGCGCCTTCCTCCTaa
- the U2AF1 gene encoding splicing factor U2AF 35 kDa subunit isoform X5 — protein MQEHYDEFFEEVFTEMEEKYGEVEEMNVCDNLGDHLVGNVYVKFRREEDAEKAVIDLNNRWFNGQPIHAELSPVTDFREACCRQYEMGECTRGGFCNFMHLKPISRELRRELYGRRRKKHRSRSRSRERRSRSRDRGRGGGGGGGGRERDRRRSRDRERSGRF, from the exons ATGCAGGAACATTACGATGAATTCTTTGAG GAGGTCTTCacggaaatggaagaaaaatacgGTGAAGTTGAGGAGATGAATGTTTGTGATAACcttggagatcatctagttggAAATGTATACGTAAAG TTTCGCCGTGAAGAAGATGCGGAAAAGGCTGTGATTGACCTGAACAACCGCTGGTTTAATGGACAGCCCATTCATGCTGAGCTCTCCCCTGTGACTGACTTCAGAGAGGCCTGTTGCCGTCAATATGAAATGGG AGAGTGTACACGAGGAGGTTTCTGCAACTTTATGCATTTGAAGCCAATTTCTCGAGAGTTAAGACGCGAGTTGTATGGGCGGCGGCGTAAAAA GCATAGATCCAGATCGAGGTCCCGTGAACGTCGGTCTAGATCCAGAGATCGTGGTCGtggaggtggtggaggaggaggaggacgtgAACGTGATAGAAGGCGGTCAAGAGATCGTGAAAGATCTGGTCGATTCTGA